From Salinicola endophyticus:
CAGCGACCCCGGCGCGCTCCAGCTCGGTGATCGTGCGCATGACGTTGAGCGCGTTACCGTAGCCGTGGTCGGCGTCGGCGATCACCGGCAGCCGCGCCACGCGGCCGATCCGGGTCGCCTGCTCCACGAACTCGCTCAGCGTGATCAGCGCGAAGTCGGGCGCCGCCAGCACCTGCAGCGAGGCCACCGAACCGCCGAGAATGCCCACCTCGAAGCCCAGATCAGCGGCAATACGCGCCGACATCGGGTCGAACACCGAGGCGGTGTAGTAGCACTCGTCGTTGGCCAACAGTTGGCGGAAGGCGTTGCGCAGATCGTGCTGGGAAGGTGTCGCCACGGAAGACTCCTGTGATGTCGCCCCGCGCCTTGCGTCACGCGCGGTGATGAATGAGATGATGAAAAACGAACGCGAACCGGCGCGCGCTGGCGCGACGGGTTGAGTCAGAATGCCGACGATTCTACCACTAAAGTCTTATCGCCAAACGTCAGCGCCGAGGAAGGCTCAGCGGTCTCGAGCACCAAGGTGAACGCCCTGCATGATCGACGTGAAACGCCTTCATTGGTGTCGATCGTACTCATCACGCACTATTAGCACCCTCAGCATGCCGTCGCTTTACTACCGGAGAAAACTGCCATGTCACAAGCGCATCCCCCATTCCGAGCCGATATCGTCGGTAGCTTTCTGCGTCCGGCGGCACTCAAGGCGGCCCGCGCCAGCTATCAGCAGGGCGAGATCGATGCGGCTGCACTCGCCGCGGTGGAGGATCGCGAAATCCGCCGGGTGGTCGAGCAGCAGGAGGCGGCCGGCCTTGCGGTGGTCACCGACGGTGAATTCCGGCGTGCCTGGTGGCACTTCGATTTTCTCGAACAGCTCGACGGCGTTACCGGCTTCGTCGGTGAGCAGGGTATCCAGTTCCAGGGCATACAGACCGGGGCCAAGCAGATCCGGGTCGACGGCAAGGTCGGCTTCAACCCCGATCATCCGATGCTCGGGCACTTTCGCTATCTGGCCGGGGTGGCCACGGCGATGCCCAAGATGACCATTCCCAGCCCCAGCGTGCTGCACTTCCGCGGTGGCCGCAAGAAGATCGACAGCGATGTCTATCCGAGCCTGGACGCCTTCTTCGCCGACACCGCCGACGCCTATCGCGAGGCGATCCGCGCCTTCTACGCTGCCGGCTGCCGCTATCTGCAACTCGACGACACCGTGTGGGCCTATCTCTGCTCGGAGAAGGAGCGTGAAGCCGCCCGCGCCCGGGGCGACGACCCCGACCGGCTGCAGGCGATCTACGCCGAGATGCTCAACCACGCCCTCGCCGACAAGCCCGACGATCTGTTCGTCTCGCTGCACGTCTGCCGTGGCAACTTCCGCTCCACCTGGATCAGCGAAGGCGGCTACGAGCCGGTGGCCGAGACCCTGTTCGGCCAGGTCGGCGTCGATGCCTGGTTCCTGGAGTACGACAGCGATCGTGCCGGCAGCTTCGACCCGCTGCGCTTCATTCCCGAAGGCCATCAGCAGGCGGTGCTCGGTCTGGTCACCACCAAGGTGGGCGACCTCGAAGACCCCGCCGGCGTGCGTGCGCGGCTCGACGAGGCCAGCCGTTTCGTCGCCAAGTCGCAGCTCTGCCTGAGCCCGCAGTGCGGCTTCGCCTCCACCGAGGAGGGCAACGACCTGGCCGAGCAGGCCCAGTGGGACAAGATCCGGCTGGTGGTGGATCTGGCCCGCGATTACTGGGGCGCGTAACGCTTCACGCCCCGAGCAATTCCGGCGGCACGTGGCCTCAGCTCGGCCGCGTGCCACCCTCCTCCTGCCCCATCAGCGAGCCCAGCAGGCGGCTCAGGAAGCCCTTGCGCTCGAGATCCGGCTCCTGCTCGATCAGCGCTCGCGGGTCGATGCTGTCGCGGGCGATCTCGATGAACGCCGCCTGGAACGGAGGCAGCCTCAGTTGCCCCTCCACCAGCTCGGGGTTGAAGCCCTGGCGGTAGACGATCTCCCCGGCGCCCTCGGGCAGCCCGGTGGTACGGGTCTCGGCGGTCAGGTTGAACACCGCGAGGATCGCCTGATCACGGGAGACGCGCAGCCAGCCCAGCAGCTCGTCGTCGAAGTCGGAGAGGATCAGGGTGCCGTCGACCATCGCCGACTGCGCCTTGCGCCAGTGCAAAAAGGCGCGGGTCACGTTCAGGGTGCTGTCGGCGTCGGCGAGCTGACGATCCACGCACAGGCGGCGATGGTGCACATCCACCGGCAGCCAGGGCTCGACGCTGGAGAAGCCACCGCGGTCGCCCTCGCTCCACGGCATTGGCGTGCGGCAGCCATCGCGTCCCTTGTACTCCGGCCACAGCGCCAGGCCGTAGGGGTCGACCAGCCGCTCGTAGGGCACATCGGCTTCGGGTAGCCCCAGCTCCTCGCCCTGATAGAGACACACGCTGCCATAGAGCGAGCAGAGCATCACCGTGGCCAGCCGCGCCACCAGCGGCCCGTGCTGCTCCAGATGCTCGTGATCGGTCCAGCGCGAGACCACGCGCATCACGTCATGGTTGGAGAGCGCCCAGCACGGCCA
This genomic window contains:
- a CDS encoding cobalamin-independent methionine synthase II family protein, whose amino-acid sequence is MSQAHPPFRADIVGSFLRPAALKAARASYQQGEIDAAALAAVEDREIRRVVEQQEAAGLAVVTDGEFRRAWWHFDFLEQLDGVTGFVGEQGIQFQGIQTGAKQIRVDGKVGFNPDHPMLGHFRYLAGVATAMPKMTIPSPSVLHFRGGRKKIDSDVYPSLDAFFADTADAYREAIRAFYAAGCRYLQLDDTVWAYLCSEKEREAARARGDDPDRLQAIYAEMLNHALADKPDDLFVSLHVCRGNFRSTWISEGGYEPVAETLFGQVGVDAWFLEYDSDRAGSFDPLRFIPEGHQQAVLGLVTTKVGDLEDPAGVRARLDEASRFVAKSQLCLSPQCGFASTEEGNDLAEQAQWDKIRLVVDLARDYWGA